The Metabacillus litoralis genome contains a region encoding:
- a CDS encoding response regulator: MINVIIAEDDFRVAQIHEAYLAEVKQMNLVGKASNAKETFELLEKLDVDLLLLDVYMPDQLGTELLAKVREAYPEVDIIMITAATDKAFINKALNYGVEHYLIKPITIERFKEVMDQYNKKKELLKSVTDVNQDVLDSLFGSGDKQIEKPLLPSGIDYVTLKKVKEIIETEFDGITSEKVGKKMGASRTTARRYLEYLVGTGEAISEHVYGIVGRPERRYYSKKAE, encoded by the coding sequence ATGATTAACGTCATCATAGCTGAGGATGACTTTCGGGTTGCTCAAATTCATGAGGCATATTTAGCAGAAGTGAAGCAGATGAATTTAGTAGGAAAAGCAAGCAATGCTAAGGAAACGTTTGAATTATTGGAGAAATTAGATGTTGACTTACTTTTATTAGATGTGTACATGCCTGACCAGCTAGGCACAGAGCTTTTAGCCAAAGTAAGAGAAGCCTATCCTGAAGTTGACATTATCATGATTACAGCAGCAACAGACAAGGCCTTTATAAATAAAGCACTAAACTATGGAGTAGAACATTACTTAATAAAGCCGATCACCATTGAACGATTTAAAGAAGTAATGGATCAGTATAATAAGAAAAAAGAGTTGTTGAAGTCTGTAACCGATGTGAATCAAGATGTTCTTGATTCTCTATTTGGATCAGGAGATAAGCAAATTGAAAAGCCTCTGCTTCCATCAGGCATAGATTATGTTACTTTAAAAAAAGTAAAGGAAATCATCGAAACTGAATTTGATGGAATTACATCAGAGAAAGTCGGTAAAAAAATGGGTGCTTCACGAACAACGGCGAGGAGATATCTCGAATATTTAGTTGGAACGGGTGAAGCTATATCAGAGCATGTATATGGAATTGTTGGAAGACCAGAGAGACGTTACTACTCGAAAAAAGCAGAGTAG
- a CDS encoding alpha/beta fold hydrolase gives MEKQIHVNVKKKRFNFLRWFGVCLGMLMLIGFTYQQIMTRVTADMYPPVGEMIDIGEYTLHLHALGEKTNLPTIILESGLGTPSSYKDWENIQEELSKYTRVISYDRAGYGWSESASNERTAEQIADDLFKLLEQAEEKGPFLLVGHSFGGFTSQVFAHKYKEDVAGLVLIDSSHVDQEGGFSKGESYLIRGLKELGVGRILELINMLPIYSNDELSVHFFHQHFYNDNQISELEFMMTKSAEQVRTAQAEGFGNIPLFILSAEHDEYPEWSELQAQTASLSSDSKHIVVKDASHYIHKDDPQIVIDTIMSMIEKRQ, from the coding sequence ATGGAGAAACAAATTCATGTAAATGTAAAGAAGAAAAGGTTCAATTTTTTAAGATGGTTTGGGGTTTGTCTAGGTATGCTAATGTTAATTGGTTTTACTTATCAGCAAATTATGACTAGAGTAACAGCTGACATGTATCCTCCGGTAGGTGAAATGATTGATATAGGAGAGTATACATTACATTTGCATGCTCTTGGGGAGAAAACGAACCTTCCGACAATTATTCTTGAATCTGGTTTGGGTACGCCATCTTCGTATAAGGACTGGGAGAATATACAAGAGGAACTATCAAAATACACGAGAGTTATTTCATATGATCGAGCAGGATATGGCTGGAGTGAGTCTGCTTCAAATGAGCGAACAGCAGAACAAATTGCAGATGATTTATTTAAATTGCTTGAACAGGCGGAGGAAAAGGGTCCGTTTCTTTTAGTCGGCCACTCTTTTGGTGGGTTTACATCACAAGTATTTGCTCATAAATACAAAGAGGATGTGGCTGGACTTGTGCTTATAGATTCTTCACATGTTGATCAAGAGGGAGGATTTTCAAAAGGTGAAAGTTACCTAATTAGAGGGCTAAAAGAATTAGGTGTCGGAAGAATATTAGAGTTGATTAATATGCTACCTATCTATTCAAATGATGAACTATCTGTTCACTTTTTCCATCAACATTTTTATAACGATAATCAAATAAGTGAGCTAGAATTTATGATGACCAAATCAGCAGAACAGGTTCGTACCGCTCAAGCGGAAGGCTTCGGAAATATCCCGTTATTTATTTTGTCAGCTGAGCATGATGAATACCCAGAGTGGTCAGAACTGCAAGCCCAAACTGCTTCGTTATCCTCAGATAGTAAACATATCGTTGTTAAGGATGCTAGTCATTATATCCACAAAGATGACCCGCAGATCGTTATTGACACAATTATGAGTATGATTGAAAAACGACAATAG
- a CDS encoding tripartite tricarboxylate transporter TctB family protein: MKIIKMGMPIFLILLSIVFIIGSFNLPKANLGNPNGPLYFPIGLSFLLLIFSVLYLFQELKTLNKENKKITQMLSGRTPKLIGITVLLGVGYAFIFEIIGFLFSTVLFLGALLFVVNGKQKWKVNLIVTVCFSFLSWYAFSVLLGVSLP, encoded by the coding sequence ATGAAAATAATTAAAATGGGAATGCCAATCTTCTTGATCCTACTAAGCATTGTTTTCATAATTGGATCTTTCAATTTACCAAAAGCAAATTTAGGCAATCCAAATGGTCCTCTTTATTTTCCAATCGGATTAAGTTTTTTATTATTGATTTTTAGTGTTTTATATCTCTTCCAAGAACTTAAAACCTTAAATAAAGAAAACAAGAAAATCACACAAATGCTTTCTGGGCGAACACCTAAACTTATTGGTATAACCGTTTTATTAGGCGTAGGGTATGCGTTCATTTTTGAGATCATTGGATTTTTGTTTTCGACAGTTCTGTTTCTAGGCGCACTGTTATTTGTCGTGAATGGCAAACAAAAGTGGAAGGTTAATTTGATTGTAACGGTTTGTTTCTCATTTTTATCCTGGTATGCATTTAGTGTGTTACTAGGTGTTAGCTTACCATAG
- a CDS encoding sensor histidine kinase has product MEMAASIAKSIDVEAYERFLENPERNTDYWKIRKSLNEAKQHTAALYVYTLSFDDPNSRPKVMIAGFPSDDRNYYDIGMDCLVPLDQIKEAYAGKPYFTGKISDPHYTEYISAGAPIVNKAGETIGFLSIDIETTMLDRIDQTVVKNSTLGFILSGLLIIVLVSSFMLIQKWYNHELKKQVGDTEETYHSELHSLIQSVRSLRHDFANHIQVLNGLLKLGKQQEAIDYSNSMREEAQLLYKIPIQSNNPALSVLFQTKSLSAQSHNINIQFHHSNASFELIQPTDLVKILSNLIDNAIDATKEISKENRSIEVYCEKRNHEYIFRVTNSGSEISQEELTKIFIPGYSTKSGENTDKQVRGQGLYIVKQIVENYNGRIIVESLNRKTSFEVRVRV; this is encoded by the coding sequence ATGGAAATGGCAGCCTCAATTGCTAAATCAATCGATGTTGAGGCTTATGAACGTTTCCTTGAAAATCCAGAAAGAAATACAGATTACTGGAAGATAAGAAAATCGTTAAATGAGGCAAAGCAACATACCGCCGCCTTATATGTATATACTTTATCGTTTGACGATCCTAATTCACGTCCTAAAGTCATGATTGCTGGATTTCCATCAGATGATCGCAACTATTATGATATAGGTATGGATTGTCTTGTTCCTCTTGACCAAATCAAAGAAGCATATGCTGGTAAGCCATACTTTACAGGAAAAATTAGTGACCCTCATTATACAGAATATATTTCAGCCGGAGCACCTATTGTAAATAAAGCTGGGGAAACCATAGGCTTTCTAAGCATTGATATTGAAACAACGATGCTTGATCGAATTGATCAAACTGTTGTTAAAAACAGCACCCTAGGTTTTATTCTAAGTGGGCTGTTAATCATCGTATTAGTATCATCGTTCATGCTTATTCAAAAATGGTATAACCACGAGCTAAAAAAACAAGTGGGCGATACTGAGGAAACCTATCATTCTGAACTTCATTCATTAATACAATCTGTCCGCTCGTTAAGACATGATTTTGCTAATCACATTCAAGTTCTCAACGGATTATTAAAGCTAGGCAAGCAGCAGGAAGCGATTGATTATTCCAACTCAATGCGCGAAGAGGCACAATTACTCTATAAAATTCCGATTCAATCAAATAATCCAGCATTATCTGTTCTTTTTCAAACAAAATCTCTGTCGGCACAAAGTCATAACATCAATATTCAATTTCATCACTCTAACGCTTCATTTGAGTTGATTCAACCAACTGATTTAGTCAAAATTTTATCAAATCTCATTGATAACGCAATAGATGCTACTAAAGAGATCTCAAAGGAAAATAGATCAATTGAGGTATATTGTGAGAAAAGAAATCATGAGTATATCTTTAGAGTAACAAACTCAGGATCTGAAATATCTCAAGAAGAATTAACGAAGATCTTCATACCAGGATATTCGACGAAATCAGGAGAAAATACTGATAAGCAAGTGAGAGGACAGGGACTTTATATTGTAAAGCAAATTGTTGAGAATTATAATGGGAGAATTATAGTTGAGTCGTTAAATAGAAAGACTTCCTTTGAAGTGAGAGTCCGGGTGTAA
- a CDS encoding glycoside hydrolase family 1 protein, which translates to MTSKFPEGFLWGGATAANQLEGAYQEGGKGLNLADVLPGGKGRLKLLTDTGFNFEIDHSKYVYPNHEGIDFYHRYKEDIALFAEMGFKTFRLSIAWSRIFPNGDEVEPNEEGLAFYDRVFDELAKYNIEPLVTIAHYETPLHLIKEYGGWRNRKLVEFFERYVTVLFNRYKDKVKYWLTFNEINGATHMPLFGLGFSPESEETRLQDSFQGLHHQFVASAKAVQLGHEIIPGSQIGCMLIYAPVYSFDSNPENIMYAQQEARIFNNFCGDVHVRGEYPSFIDRYFKENDINIKIEDGDLEIIKEGTVDFISFSYYMSRTDKKNKTPEEIGQGNLIGGVKNPFLDASDWGWEIDPVGLRIALNELYGRYQVPLFVVENGLGAYDKVEEDGSINDDYRIDYLREHIRAMREAVEDGVELMGYTAWGCIDLVSASSGEMSKRYGFIYVDKHDDGSGSLERSRKKSFHWYKNVISTNGEEL; encoded by the coding sequence ATGACTAGCAAATTTCCAGAAGGATTTTTATGGGGTGGAGCAACAGCTGCTAATCAATTAGAGGGAGCATACCAAGAAGGTGGAAAAGGCCTTAATTTAGCGGATGTACTTCCAGGAGGAAAAGGGAGACTTAAGCTTTTAACTGATACTGGATTTAATTTTGAAATTGACCACTCAAAATATGTGTATCCTAATCATGAAGGAATCGATTTTTATCATCGATATAAAGAAGATATCGCATTATTTGCAGAAATGGGCTTCAAAACGTTTCGTTTAAGTATTGCTTGGTCTCGGATTTTTCCGAACGGTGATGAAGTAGAGCCAAATGAAGAGGGTCTAGCATTCTATGATCGAGTGTTTGATGAACTAGCAAAGTACAACATCGAGCCATTAGTAACAATTGCACATTATGAAACGCCATTGCACCTAATAAAAGAATACGGTGGCTGGAGAAATCGTAAATTAGTAGAATTCTTTGAGCGTTATGTAACAGTTCTTTTCAATCGCTATAAAGATAAGGTGAAATATTGGCTTACGTTTAATGAAATTAACGGAGCAACACATATGCCATTGTTTGGTCTTGGTTTTTCACCCGAAAGTGAAGAAACACGTCTTCAAGACAGCTTCCAAGGGCTTCATCATCAATTTGTTGCAAGTGCTAAAGCTGTTCAACTAGGACATGAAATTATTCCAGGTTCACAAATTGGCTGTATGCTTATCTATGCACCTGTTTATTCTTTTGATAGTAATCCTGAAAATATTATGTACGCACAGCAAGAGGCTCGTATTTTCAATAATTTCTGTGGAGATGTTCATGTTCGCGGTGAATATCCAAGCTTCATTGACCGTTACTTCAAAGAGAACGACATTAACATCAAAATTGAAGACGGTGACCTTGAAATCATAAAAGAAGGTACAGTGGACTTTATTTCATTTAGTTACTATATGTCACGAACTGATAAGAAGAACAAAACTCCTGAAGAAATTGGTCAAGGAAACTTGATTGGTGGAGTGAAAAATCCATTCTTAGATGCAAGCGATTGGGGCTGGGAAATTGACCCTGTTGGTCTTCGGATTGCTTTAAATGAACTATATGGCCGATATCAAGTTCCTTTATTCGTTGTTGAAAACGGTCTAGGTGCTTACGATAAGGTAGAAGAAGATGGAAGCATTAACGATGATTATCGCATTGATTATTTAAGAGAGCATATTAGAGCAATGCGTGAAGCGGTAGAAGATGGTGTTGAATTAATGGGATATACTGCTTGGGGATGTATTGACTTAGTAAGTGCTTCCTCAGGTGAAATGTCTAAGCGCTATGGATTCATTTATGTAGACAAGCATGATGATGGAAGTGGAAGCTTAGAGCGTAGTAGGAAAAAATCATTTCATTGGTATAAAAATGTTATTTCTACGAATGGAGAAGAGCTTTAA
- a CDS encoding tripartite tricarboxylate transporter substrate binding protein: protein MKKIGILLLLMAILTACSNSASGNKEFPNKNIEIVAPASPGGGWDLTARSIQQGLKDNSLVDSNINVINKPGGGGEVGWKYLESKDAHFLAVNSSLLLTNNLLGQSQLTHKEFTPIATLATEWISIAVPVDSEFKSAEEVMKKLKEDPKSLKIGVGPALGNNDHLSFVQAFSEYGGDPSQLDFLVYEGGGDVVTALLGNHVDVITTALSEVKDQHLAGKLKILAVSSEERVEELDDVPTWTEQGVDMVFPHWRGIMGPPDMTEEEIAYWDEKIGELVKTDQWQKVLENNDWDDFYKNSSDTKTFLGEQEKSYKELVNDSGLVN, encoded by the coding sequence ATGAAAAAGATAGGAATCTTACTTTTATTAATGGCGATTTTAACAGCATGTTCAAATTCAGCCTCAGGTAACAAGGAATTTCCAAATAAAAATATTGAAATCGTTGCTCCTGCATCACCAGGTGGTGGCTGGGATTTAACAGCCAGATCCATTCAGCAAGGTTTAAAAGATAATAGTTTAGTAGATAGCAATATAAATGTAATCAACAAGCCTGGTGGCGGAGGAGAAGTTGGTTGGAAGTACTTAGAATCTAAGGATGCTCACTTCTTAGCTGTAAATTCAAGCTTACTTCTTACAAACAACTTACTAGGGCAAAGTCAGTTAACACACAAGGAATTTACACCAATAGCAACACTTGCTACTGAATGGATTTCGATTGCCGTTCCAGTTGATTCTGAATTTAAATCAGCAGAAGAAGTAATGAAAAAGTTAAAAGAAGATCCTAAATCATTAAAAATTGGAGTAGGTCCAGCACTTGGAAATAATGATCACTTATCATTTGTTCAAGCTTTTAGTGAATACGGAGGAGATCCTTCTCAACTTGATTTTCTTGTTTATGAAGGTGGCGGAGATGTTGTAACAGCATTACTAGGAAATCACGTAGATGTGATTACAACTGCATTATCTGAAGTGAAAGATCAGCATTTAGCTGGGAAGCTTAAAATTCTAGCTGTTTCATCTGAGGAAAGAGTAGAAGAGCTTGATGATGTTCCAACGTGGACGGAGCAAGGTGTTGACATGGTTTTCCCTCACTGGAGAGGAATCATGGGACCACCTGATATGACAGAAGAAGAAATTGCGTACTGGGATGAAAAAATCGGAGAATTGGTAAAAACAGATCAATGGCAAAAAGTACTTGAAAATAATGATTGGGACGATTTTTATAAAAATAGTTCAGATACAAAAACCTTCTTAGGAGAACAAGAAAAATCGTATAAAGAGTTAGTTAATGATTCTGGACTTGTAAATTAA
- a CDS encoding DUF4317 domain-containing protein, with product MNKKDVALIRKQFKIDNDLLKISDIFNVYIMKESSEIYHHQSQPFEMLDQDQQELFMNNFKKLLAGQLDEKLFELKFQRNAENNSQLILHQGLLSNDVEGWKEQMLQIVGKMLLIRQYEMDIVVTFIKGEYLKPTKRRSDEAEESDRDTVYSHPFILCSINNTQEPKKELLFDYVEREFKYNFVVDPIINLNAPIAGFLFPCFTDNAADVNHILYSAGKVHEPDHQFIEEVLNGEETMTAKDDKIVFEEIIKDVTGDQLNTSTLSNVYEEINRMIVENEEEELPKLDTKDVERVLKMSGLEDINTEKVETAFKKIIDDDKYEIKANSVLPKFTSKSIKINTKIANISISPQDLRYVKQVQLGGKRYLMIEVEEDTVIEGFTMIPEAFGGEQKED from the coding sequence ATGAACAAAAAAGATGTTGCACTTATTCGAAAACAATTCAAAATAGATAATGATTTACTCAAAATCTCCGACATTTTTAATGTTTATATTATGAAAGAATCAAGTGAGATTTATCATCACCAAAGTCAACCATTTGAAATGCTTGATCAGGATCAACAGGAGTTATTTATGAATAACTTCAAAAAATTGCTAGCTGGCCAGCTCGATGAGAAGCTATTTGAATTAAAGTTTCAACGAAATGCTGAAAATAATAGCCAGCTTATCTTACATCAAGGATTACTTAGTAATGATGTTGAAGGCTGGAAAGAGCAAATGCTGCAAATTGTAGGCAAAATGCTGCTTATACGACAATATGAAATGGACATAGTTGTTACATTTATAAAAGGAGAATACCTCAAGCCAACAAAACGACGAAGCGATGAAGCTGAGGAAAGCGATCGAGATACTGTTTATTCTCATCCCTTTATTTTGTGCAGTATTAATAACACACAAGAGCCAAAGAAAGAACTACTATTTGATTATGTTGAGAGGGAGTTCAAATATAACTTTGTTGTTGATCCGATTATTAACCTTAATGCTCCAATTGCTGGGTTTCTGTTTCCATGCTTTACCGACAATGCAGCTGATGTTAATCACATTCTGTATTCAGCAGGTAAGGTACATGAGCCAGATCATCAGTTCATTGAAGAAGTATTAAACGGCGAAGAAACAATGACCGCAAAGGACGATAAAATCGTTTTTGAAGAAATTATCAAAGACGTAACTGGTGATCAACTAAATACATCTACTCTTTCAAATGTGTATGAAGAGATAAACCGTATGATTGTAGAAAATGAAGAGGAGGAACTACCAAAGTTAGACACAAAAGATGTTGAACGAGTTTTAAAAATGAGCGGTCTAGAAGATATCAACACCGAAAAGGTAGAAACAGCCTTCAAAAAAATAATTGATGATGACAAATATGAGATAAAAGCAAACAGTGTTCTACCAAAGTTCACTTCAAAATCAATTAAAATCAATACAAAAATAGCGAATATCTCTATTAGCCCACAAGACTTAAGGTACGTCAAACAAGTACAGTTAGGTGGCAAACGTTATTTGATGATTGAAGTGGAAGAAGATACTGTAATAGAAGGCTTTACAATGATTCCAGAGGCTTTTGGTGGGGAACAAAAGGAAGACTAG
- a CDS encoding sensor histidine kinase — MKVQFTLQTKILGLIFFLILLVIGVLTATFAYNETKEDVKQAEELALQTAQTLSFMPAVQEGFREQNGNRQNMNLVITKMMDQVDASSIFIENREKKIIAGEKPISRSHETYKALVFGSSYITHVGKKEEEVLRGIAPIILDHGDYTKVEGAVVVEFQMLEIRNRISGEVKGMAMTSAIVLLIGVVGSIVLARNIRKDTLGLEPYEIALLFRERNAILQSVKEGIIAIDQYGRVTMMNKSAQQILDISSRDEVQKINEMISSDTILKLMESKKDVVNEEVQYKDRTLIVNTQPVLEDGERVGKVATFRDKTEMKKMVDAFSEVKQYSEDLRAQAHEFTNKLYVILGLIQLGKKEEAIQLIQEETKSQEHHGELIFNSIQDEKIQAILLGKLAKASEKKIVFHIEEESSVSPLSEKFKLAPLIIILGNILDNAFDAAAESEEKKVTFFATDFGNDVLFEITDSGKGIPNGMEEAIFEKGVSLKGEKRGYGLANVKEEVELLGGFIELTSTEEEGTVFSVFLPK; from the coding sequence ATGAAGGTTCAGTTTACATTACAAACTAAAATTTTAGGTCTCATTTTCTTTCTTATTTTACTTGTTATTGGAGTTCTTACCGCTACATTTGCTTATAATGAAACAAAAGAGGATGTTAAACAGGCTGAAGAATTGGCTCTTCAAACAGCTCAAACTCTCTCGTTTATGCCTGCGGTTCAAGAGGGTTTTCGGGAACAAAATGGTAATAGGCAAAATATGAATTTGGTTATAACTAAAATGATGGATCAAGTAGATGCTTCAAGTATTTTTATTGAAAATCGGGAGAAGAAAATAATCGCTGGAGAAAAGCCTATATCACGATCACATGAAACATATAAAGCTCTTGTTTTTGGGAGTTCCTATATTACTCATGTTGGAAAGAAAGAGGAAGAGGTTTTAAGAGGAATAGCTCCAATCATTCTTGATCACGGTGATTATACAAAGGTAGAAGGAGCAGTAGTTGTTGAGTTTCAGATGCTGGAAATCCGTAACCGTATTTCAGGTGAAGTAAAAGGAATGGCGATGACTTCCGCAATTGTATTATTAATAGGAGTGGTCGGCAGTATTGTTCTTGCACGTAATATTCGAAAAGATACTCTTGGGCTGGAGCCTTATGAAATCGCTTTATTGTTTAGAGAGCGTAATGCCATTTTACAATCAGTCAAAGAAGGTATTATTGCCATTGATCAATACGGCAGGGTTACGATGATGAATAAATCAGCTCAACAAATTTTAGACATTTCAAGTCGAGATGAAGTTCAGAAAATTAATGAAATGATCTCATCTGATACTATTTTAAAACTAATGGAATCAAAAAAAGATGTTGTAAATGAGGAAGTGCAGTACAAGGATCGAACTCTTATAGTTAATACTCAGCCAGTTTTAGAGGATGGAGAAAGAGTCGGTAAAGTTGCCACCTTTAGAGACAAAACGGAAATGAAAAAGATGGTTGATGCATTTTCTGAGGTGAAGCAGTATTCAGAAGATTTACGAGCACAAGCACATGAGTTTACAAATAAGCTTTATGTCATATTAGGATTAATTCAACTTGGTAAAAAAGAAGAAGCCATACAACTAATTCAAGAAGAAACAAAATCACAAGAACATCATGGCGAACTAATTTTTAATTCAATACAAGATGAGAAAATTCAAGCAATTTTACTAGGAAAACTTGCGAAAGCATCTGAAAAGAAAATTGTCTTTCATATTGAAGAAGAAAGTTCAGTATCACCTCTATCAGAAAAATTTAAACTTGCACCGCTAATTATTATTTTAGGAAATATATTAGATAATGCGTTTGATGCAGCAGCAGAAAGCGAAGAAAAAAAAGTTACTTTTTTTGCAACGGATTTTGGGAATGATGTTTTGTTTGAGATAACAGATAGCGGTAAGGGAATACCAAATGGCATGGAAGAAGCCATATTTGAAAAAGGTGTCTCACTAAAGGGAGAAAAAAGAGGGTATGGCCTTGCGAATGTGAAAGAGGAAGTGGAGCTTTTAGGTGGCTTTATTGAATTGACAAGTACGGAAGAAGAGGGAACTGTGTTTTCGGTATTTTTACCAAAGTAA
- a CDS encoding tripartite tricarboxylate transporter permease → MNNYLEGLMTSLEPMNILWVIVGGFLGTIVGMLPGLGPATAVAVLIPITFGMEPISAIILMAAIYYGAMYGGSRSSILLNTPGDGSAIAATFDGYPMAQKGQAGEAMAISAVASFIGGIMAVIGFVFLAEPLANFALKFGPAEYFLLMLLTLSAIVSLSIGKMIKGFLAMSLGLLLSTVGIDTQTGVYRFTLGIPHFSEGIDFLIVIIGVYAIGEVLYNFLTIDQLKKEKKKVGKIWFNKEQWKRSKWPILRSGPLGFIIGVLPGAGGSIASMISYSTEKQMSKKPEEFGKGAVEGLAAPESANNAASVGAMIPLLTMGIPGSGTTAVMLGALIMLGIKPGPLLFENDPTTVWSLINSMFIGNIALVIINILLVGVLVKILDTPAKVLYPIIVLLAFIGTYTLSYSAIDFFLLLVFGLFGLMLKVLDFPIAPLVLALIVGADMEQNFRKAVLSSNGSIDIFFASPISITLIFLTILSISYPAIIKFFQKRKERKNININM, encoded by the coding sequence ATGAATAATTATCTCGAAGGATTAATGACATCCTTAGAGCCAATGAATATATTATGGGTTATTGTTGGCGGGTTTTTAGGGACAATCGTTGGGATGTTACCAGGGCTTGGGCCAGCAACAGCTGTAGCGGTATTGATACCCATTACATTTGGGATGGAACCGATCAGTGCAATCATCCTAATGGCAGCGATTTACTATGGTGCCATGTATGGGGGATCAAGGAGTTCGATTTTATTAAATACACCTGGTGATGGATCAGCTATTGCCGCAACCTTTGATGGATATCCTATGGCTCAAAAGGGCCAAGCGGGTGAAGCAATGGCTATTTCAGCAGTAGCCTCCTTTATTGGCGGAATTATGGCTGTAATAGGATTTGTCTTCCTTGCTGAGCCACTTGCAAATTTTGCTTTGAAATTTGGACCAGCGGAATACTTTCTTTTAATGCTTCTGACACTTTCTGCAATTGTATCACTTTCAATCGGCAAAATGATCAAAGGGTTTTTGGCCATGTCATTGGGACTGTTATTGAGTACAGTCGGAATTGATACACAAACAGGTGTTTACCGTTTCACGCTGGGGATTCCTCATTTCAGTGAAGGAATCGATTTCTTAATTGTGATTATTGGGGTTTATGCAATTGGTGAAGTGTTGTACAATTTCCTAACAATTGATCAGCTTAAGAAGGAAAAGAAAAAGGTCGGGAAGATTTGGTTTAACAAAGAACAATGGAAACGTTCAAAGTGGCCAATTCTAAGATCTGGACCACTTGGATTTATTATTGGGGTGCTTCCTGGAGCCGGTGGATCTATTGCGTCCATGATCAGTTATTCTACGGAAAAGCAAATGTCTAAAAAGCCTGAGGAATTTGGTAAGGGTGCTGTTGAAGGTCTTGCTGCACCGGAATCTGCGAATAATGCTGCATCAGTGGGTGCAATGATCCCGTTATTAACAATGGGAATTCCGGGGTCTGGAACAACAGCAGTTATGCTTGGGGCACTTATTATGCTCGGAATTAAACCCGGACCACTTCTTTTTGAAAATGACCCAACAACTGTTTGGTCTTTAATTAACAGTATGTTTATCGGGAATATAGCCTTAGTGATAATTAATATTTTACTAGTGGGTGTTCTTGTTAAAATTCTTGATACACCAGCGAAGGTGCTTTATCCAATCATCGTGTTACTAGCTTTCATTGGAACCTATACATTAAGCTATAGCGCTATTGACTTCTTCTTACTATTAGTTTTCGGATTATTCGGACTTATGCTTAAAGTTTTGGATTTTCCAATTGCCCCTCTGGTTTTAGCTTTAATTGTTGGAGCAGATATGGAGCAAAACTTCCGAAAGGCCGTATTATCTTCTAATGGTAGTATCGACATTTTCTTTGCATCACCAATTTCAATTACTCTCATTTTCTTAACGATCCTATCAATTAGCTATCCAGCTATTATAAAGTTCTTTCAAAAACGTAAAGAGAGAAAAAATATCAATATAAATATGTAA